In one Chiloscyllium punctatum isolate Juve2018m chromosome 17, sChiPun1.3, whole genome shotgun sequence genomic region, the following are encoded:
- the znrf3 gene encoding E3 ubiquitin-protein ligase znrf3 isoform X3, protein MVTELPLLMVEGIRNIHRKYISTALKADAIAKQPTEYFDMGIFLAFFVVVSLVCLVLLIKIKLKQRRSQSSMNRMAVQALEKMETRKFKSKSKAPREGSCAASDTLSSSSTSDCAICLERYVDGEELRVIPCTHRFHKKCVDPWLLQHHTCPHCRHNIIERKKESNGPICMEAESQGRSRQRVVLPVHYPGRVHRTSQLTTYPTRTSMDPRGNPVTVLTVDQHSDQGLYPAAQSSSYVRSYPPVHSLSTHHCNLEHRAYPQAHGLRRPKFSGRSYSRAACFSQYETMYQHYYIQGLSYPQTESQAGIVNHKGASRAFQSSGSMLYPTVVHIPPSSQLDGGSTSSFSCYHGHRSVCSGYLADCPGSDSSSSSSSSSRQCHCSSSDSMLDCTEVSNQGVYGSCSTFRSSLSSDYDPYVYRSRSPCWALDSASGRGGRPLTPGPQEDELPAYSCPSPGGEGRLLQAPSPGDQLSNCSMDMNYSSHSSLEYRDSNASTSEGRPDCSSGSTMDSTQSWCGPEVAGAAAPQQACARCFGETNPLDCKGAEDWRVEGHCFSLLSGRHCDECGTSADSRAASQSLYSVPHTGPLCRTEAGNYEGLPCCYYEEKRARRGSHFAEDYAVSVQYTLADESQHDYYPASSSSISANLPGLCELSQRIPIIPEDTDGDTATSQDCEATKLCRPGAAPLEPERTRRASLPPLTGLPDQEAAFQNICSGLHESTMRGHSAGSRPCLILQKDSSTEQDI, encoded by the exons atggttactgaGCTGCCACTACTGATGGTAGAGGGAATTAGAAATATCCACAGAAAGTATATTAGCACAGCATTAAAGGCCGATGCAATAGCAAAG CAGCCCACAGAATACTTTGACATGGGGATTTTCCTGGCTTTCTTTGTGGTGGTATCTCTGGTGTGTCTGGTTCTACTCATTAAAATCAAACTCAAGCAACGCAGGAGTCAG AGCTCAATGAATAGAATGGCAGTACAAGCGCTGGAGAAGATGGAGACAAGAAAATTCAAATCCAAGAGCAAAGCTCCTAGAGAAGGCAGCTGTGCTGCTTCAGACACACTCAGTAGCAGTTCCACATCAGACTGCGCTATCTGCTTGGAGAGATACGTCGATGGAGAG GAGCTGCGagtcattccatgcacacaccggTTTCACAAGAAATGTGTGGACCCCTGGCTCCTCCAGCATCATACATGTCCGCACTGCAGGCACAACATCATCG agcgAAAGAAGGAAAGCAATGGCCCTATTTGCATGGAAGCTGAGAGCCAAGGCCGCAGCAGGCAGCGAGTGGTGCTTCCTGTCCACTACCCTGGGCGTGTTCACAGGACCAGCCAGCTGACCACGTACCCCACCAGGACCAGCATGGACCCACGTGGAAATCCTGTCACTGTGCTAACAGTGGACCAGCACAGTGACCAGGGCCTATACCCCGCAGCACAGTCAAGCTCCTATGTCAGGAGTTACCCGCCCGTCCACAGCCTGAGCACTCATCATTGTAACTTGGAACATCGGGCCTATCCTCAGGCCCATGGCCTCAGGAGGCCAAAATTTAGTGGGCGGAGCTACTCGAGGGCAGCTTGCTTTTCCCAATATGAAACCATGTATCAACATTACTACATTCAAGGACTCAGCTATCCCCAGACAGAATCTCAGGCGGGGATTGTTAATCATAAGGGGGCCTCCCGTGCATTTCAGTCCAGTGGTAGCATGCTGTATCCCACTGTGGTTCACATTCCACCATCCTCCCAGCTAGACGGAGGCAGCACCTCAAGCTTCAGCTGTTACCACGGTCATCGATCAGTCTGCAGCGGTTACCTGGCAGACTGCCCCGGCAGTGACAGCAGTAGCAGTAGTAGTAGTAGCTCGAGGCAGTGCCACTGTTCCTCCAGTGACTCCATGTTGGACTGCACCGAGGTCAGCAACCAGGGCGTCTACGGCAGCTGTTCAACCTTCCGCAGCTCCCTGAGCAGTGACTACGACCCCTACGTCTATCGTAGCCGCAGCCCCTGCTGGGCCCTGGACTCAGCTTCAGGCAGGGGAGGGCGCCCTTTGACCCCGGGCCCTCAGGAGGATGAGCTGCCGGCCTACAGCTGCCCGTCACCCGGTGGCGAAGGCAGGCTGCTCCAGGCCCCATCGCCGGGAGACCAGCTGTCAAACTGCAGCATGGACATGAACTACAGCAGCCATTCCTCACTGGAGTACAGGGATTCGAACGCTTCTACCTCAGAAGGTAGGCCCGACTGCTCCTCTGGGTCTACTATGGACAGTACGCAGAGCTGGTGTGGGCCGGAGGTGGCTGGGGCAGCCGCTCCTCAGCAGGCCTGTGCTCGTTGTTTCGGCGAAACCAATCCTCTGGACTGCAAGGGGGCCGAGGACTGGCGAGTAGAGGGTCACTGCTTCTCGCTGCTGAGCGGGCGGCACTGTGACGAGTGTGGGACAAGCGCGGATTCTCGGGCCGCATCACAGAGTTTGTACAGTGTTCCCCACACGGGCCCCTTGTGCCGGACTGAGGCGGGCAATTACGAGGGCCTGCCCTGTTGTTACTATGAGGAGAAACGGGCGCGACGTGGCAGCCATTTTGCCGAGGACTATGCAGTCAGTGTGCAGTACACCCTGGCCGACGAGTCGCAGCACGACTACTACccagcctcctcctcctccatctccGCCAACCTCCCCGGCCTCTGCGAGCTGAGCCAGCGCATTCCCATAATCCCCGAGGACACAGACGGCGACACAGCCACGTCTCAGGATTGCGAGGCCACCAAGCTCTGCAGGCCGGGGGCCGCGCCCTTGGAGCCGGAGAGAACACGGAGAGCCAGCCTGCCCCCTCTCACAGGCCTGCCTGACCAAGAGGCCGCCTTTCAGAACATTTGCTCTGGGCTGCACGAGTCTACGATGAGAGGTCATTCAGCAG GATCCAGACCATGTCTAATTTTGCAAAAGGACAGTTCCACTGAGCAGGACATCTga